Proteins co-encoded in one Daphnia carinata strain CSIRO-1 chromosome 3, CSIRO_AGI_Dcar_HiC_V3, whole genome shotgun sequence genomic window:
- the LOC130693590 gene encoding SEC14-like protein 2 codes for MADNTKQLTDEQKKILNEFREKVSDCQLADSSDAFLLKWLIARNYKVDLADKMLRQSLEWRRLNRVNDILETWAPPEVIEKYYSIGQTGYDKFGCPLWISAQGPIDIRGIMQSTKKKDLTRFMIYIMEKNALNMRQNPERCATQNICVVADMENLSMWQMAYRPVNEVRNEMLRIYEANYPENLRRIFIINAPKLFTVIYNMMRPFMHQVTIEKICVYGFDKEEWKAALLKDIDADQLPAHYGGTMTDPETDDPKCPHKFNMGGPVPRSYYVSNSKPVPKEGMLNLEIGSGSKKQLEFDVASVSSVLRWEFMTEGGDIGFRIYHVTITEKEEIIEVVPVSRIESHLVMEEGEIICDYIGKYVVEFENGFSFFKSKKVHYHIEVNAAIC; via the exons ATGGCTGACAACACGAAACAGCTCACGGACGAGcagaaaaagattttaaacGAG TTTAGGGAGAAGGTCAGCGATTGTCAACTTGCCGACTCTAGTGATGCGTTCCTCCTCAAATGGCTTATTG CCCGCAACTACAAAGTGGATCTTGCCGACAAAATGCTACGCCAA TCGTTGGAGTGGCGGCGATTAAATCGGGTGAACGATATTCTCGAAACATGGGCACCGCCCGAAGTAATTGAAAAATATTATTCCATCGGCCAAACCGGATATGACAAATTCGGCTGCCCTC TTTGGATCAGCGCCCAAGGACCGATTGACATCCGTGGCATTATGCAAtcgacgaagaaaaaagatctAACGCGATTCATGATTTACATTATGGAGAAGAACGCGTTAAATATGCGGCAAAATCCCGAACGTTGCGCAACTCAGAACATTTGCGTCGTTGCCGACatggaaaatttgtcaatGTGGCAAATGGCTTATCGCccag TAAACGAGGTCCGGAACGAAATGCTGAGGATATATGAAGCTAATTACCCGGAGAATCTTCGACGTATTTTCATCATCAACG CTCCTAAACTATTCACCGTCATCTATAATATGATGAGACCTTTTATGCATCAAGTAACGATCGAAAAGATCTGCGTATATGGATTTGATAAAGAGGAATGGAAAGCGGCTTTATTGAAAGACATTGACGCTGACCAACTACCTGCCCATTACGGTGGGACTATGACCGATCCCGAAACAGACGATCCCAAATGTCCACAcaag TTTAATATGGGAGGACCAGTACCGCGTTCATATTACGTCAGCAATAGCAAACCAGTGCCAAAGGAAGGGATGCTTAATTTAGAAATCGGAAGTGGCAGTAAGAAACAACTGGAATTCGACGTGGCTTCCGTTAGTTCCGTTCTCAG GTGGGAATTTATGACAGAAGGTGGTGATATAGGATTCCGAATCTATCACGTCACTATtactgaaaaagaagagattaTCGAAGTGGTTCCAGTCAGTCGAATCGAGAGTCATCTGGTCATGGAAGAAGGAGAAATTATTTGCGATTATATCGGCAAAT ATGTGGTCGAGTTTGAAAACGGTTTCAGTTTCTTCAAGTCGAAAAAAGTTCATTACCACATCGAGGTAAATGCAGCCATTTGTTAG
- the LOC130693583 gene encoding SEC14-like protein 2 isoform X2 — translation MSVTDVVRPVQPVSFDQKFAGEVPKYARSDCKNTYKPKRSMETGYDPIKAENAIQQFRNAVKDCELKDSSDEYLVKWLIAQDFDVSRAEKMLRQSLEWRRTSRADVILESYTPCEVLEQHFSMGHVGLDTFGCPVFICALGKMDLKGLLASMTKKEYYNFLTWMLETFVVVIAQENNRTGCRTRKQTFIIDLDQFSMRHLTSKPVGSFMNAGAAILVLIQNYLVNYPDQFRRVFIINAPSMFPWLFSFIKPLLAQNDVPKFKIFGSNKKEWISALQEEIDSDQFPSYYGGSMTDPNGDPKCPSKLNLGGEVPRFFYLRKNPPVAKDYMETLSISAGIGGKKKLEYNVDVIYSSIRWEFMTEGGDISYRVYNKNNKNNSDDLVPQCRVDSHLVMEEGLISCDQPGKYVFEFDNSYSYLRKKKLRYHIVVEQHENSQ, via the exons ATGTCGGTCACGGACGTTGTTCGCCCTGTTCAACCGGTATCGTTTGACCAGAAG TTTGCAGGTGAAGTGCCTAAATACGCGCGATCAGATTGCAAAAACACCTACAAACCGAAACGGTCCATGG AAACGGGATACGATCCAATCAAGGCTGAGAACGCCATTCAACAG TTTAGAAATGCAGTGAAGGATTGCGAACTGAAGGATTCTAGTGACGAATACCTTGTGAAATGGTTAATTG CACAAGATTTCGATGTATCTCGTGCCGAGAAAATGCTTCGTCAG TCTTTGGAATGGAGGCGGACAAGCAGGGCTGACGTAATTCTGGAATCGTACACACCATGTGAAGTTCTTGAGCAACATTTTTCTATGGGACACGTTGGACTCGATACGTTCGGCTGTCCCG TATTCATATGTGCGCTAGGAAAAATGGACCTTAAAG GATTATTAGCGTCGATGACGAAGAAAGAATATTATAATTTCTTGACATGGATGCTAGAGACATTTGTCGTTGTAATTGCGCAAGAGAATAATCGAACTGGCTGTCGAACTAGGAAGCAAACGTTTATAATTGATCTCGATCAATTCTCGATGCGGCACTTGACCAGCAAACCAG TCGGATCTTTTATGAATGCGGGGGCAGCAATCCTCGTTTTAATCCAAAATTATTTGGTAAATTATCCTGATCAATTCCGCCGGGTATTTATCATTAACG CTCCGTCCATGTTCCCTTGGCTATTCAGCTTCATTAAACCTTTACTAGCGCAAAATGACGtgccaaaattcaaaatttttggaaGTAACAAAAAGGAATGGATATCCGCTCTACAAGAAGAAATTGATAGCGATCAATTTCCCTCCTATTATGGTGGTAGCATGACCGATCCTAATGGTGATCCGAAATGTCCCAGCAAG TTAAACCTGGGAGGTGAAGTGCCACGTTTTTTCTATCTGCGCAAAAACCCACCTGTTGCCAAGGACTACATGGAAACGCTGAGCATTTCAGCTGGCATTGgtggcaaaaagaaattggaataCAATGTTGACGTCATTTATTCCTCCATCAG ATGGGAATTCATGACGGAGGGTGGAGATATTAGCTACCGGGTCTACaacaagaataataaaaataattcggACGATTTGGTACCTCAATGTCGAGTTGACAGTCACCTGGTGATGGAAGAAGGTTTAATAAGCTGCGACCAACCCGGAAAAT ACGTTTTCGAGTTTGACAATTCCTATAGCTATTTGCGGAAGAAGAAGCTTCGTTACCACATTGTGGTCGAACAACACGAAAATTCTCAGTGA
- the LOC130693583 gene encoding SEC14-like protein 2 isoform X1: MALDFHKKVKDANEVYEIKRENLSISRVAKICRSRTLFALFNRYRLTRSLQVKCLNTRDQIAKTPTNRNGPWKRDTIQSRLRTPFNRNAVKDCELKDSSDEYLVKWLIAQDFDVSRAEKMLRQSLEWRRTSRADVILESYTPCEVLEQHFSMGHVGLDTFGCPVFICALGKMDLKGLLASMTKKEYYNFLTWMLETFVVVIAQENNRTGCRTRKQTFIIDLDQFSMRHLTSKPVGSFMNAGAAILVLIQNYLVNYPDQFRRVFIINAPSMFPWLFSFIKPLLAQNDVPKFKIFGSNKKEWISALQEEIDSDQFPSYYGGSMTDPNGDPKCPSKLNLGGEVPRFFYLRKNPPVAKDYMETLSISAGIGGKKKLEYNVDVIYSSIRWEFMTEGGDISYRVYNKNNKNNSDDLVPQCRVDSHLVMEEGLISCDQPGKYVFEFDNSYSYLRKKKLRYHIVVEQHENSQ; encoded by the exons ATGGCACTTGACTTTCATAAGAAAGTAAAAGACGCTAACGAAGTTTACGAAATTAAACGTGAAAACCTTTCAATTTCTCGAGTAGCTAAAATATGTCGGTCACGGACGTTGTTCGCCCTGTTCAACCGGTATCGTTTGACCAGAAG TTTGCAGGTGAAGTGCCTAAATACGCGCGATCAGATTGCAAAAACACCTACAAACCGAAACGGTCCATGG AAACGGGATACGATCCAATCAAGGCTGAGAACGCCATTCAACAG AAATGCAGTGAAGGATTGCGAACTGAAGGATTCTAGTGACGAATACCTTGTGAAATGGTTAATTG CACAAGATTTCGATGTATCTCGTGCCGAGAAAATGCTTCGTCAG TCTTTGGAATGGAGGCGGACAAGCAGGGCTGACGTAATTCTGGAATCGTACACACCATGTGAAGTTCTTGAGCAACATTTTTCTATGGGACACGTTGGACTCGATACGTTCGGCTGTCCCG TATTCATATGTGCGCTAGGAAAAATGGACCTTAAAG GATTATTAGCGTCGATGACGAAGAAAGAATATTATAATTTCTTGACATGGATGCTAGAGACATTTGTCGTTGTAATTGCGCAAGAGAATAATCGAACTGGCTGTCGAACTAGGAAGCAAACGTTTATAATTGATCTCGATCAATTCTCGATGCGGCACTTGACCAGCAAACCAG TCGGATCTTTTATGAATGCGGGGGCAGCAATCCTCGTTTTAATCCAAAATTATTTGGTAAATTATCCTGATCAATTCCGCCGGGTATTTATCATTAACG CTCCGTCCATGTTCCCTTGGCTATTCAGCTTCATTAAACCTTTACTAGCGCAAAATGACGtgccaaaattcaaaatttttggaaGTAACAAAAAGGAATGGATATCCGCTCTACAAGAAGAAATTGATAGCGATCAATTTCCCTCCTATTATGGTGGTAGCATGACCGATCCTAATGGTGATCCGAAATGTCCCAGCAAG TTAAACCTGGGAGGTGAAGTGCCACGTTTTTTCTATCTGCGCAAAAACCCACCTGTTGCCAAGGACTACATGGAAACGCTGAGCATTTCAGCTGGCATTGgtggcaaaaagaaattggaataCAATGTTGACGTCATTTATTCCTCCATCAG ATGGGAATTCATGACGGAGGGTGGAGATATTAGCTACCGGGTCTACaacaagaataataaaaataattcggACGATTTGGTACCTCAATGTCGAGTTGACAGTCACCTGGTGATGGAAGAAGGTTTAATAAGCTGCGACCAACCCGGAAAAT ACGTTTTCGAGTTTGACAATTCCTATAGCTATTTGCGGAAGAAGAAGCTTCGTTACCACATTGTGGTCGAACAACACGAAAATTCTCAGTGA
- the LOC130693589 gene encoding SEC14-like protein 2: MTDLKLLNDEQKAKLNKFRNIVKELKLKDSSDEYLHKWLIVQDFNVARAEDMLRQSLEWRRVNGADDILDTYTPIEVLRNYFSLGQVGIDKFDCPVFACAFGRIDIKGLRLCLTNKEYNNFVTWLFETIALAIKKQIERTGKRTIQMIFIFDFEHFSMKQLASKLAVETILDIVKRLLANYPNIFRRVFIINAPRIFPMLFAMVKPLIPASDFPKIKIFSADKNEWLSALLEEIDADQFPSFYGGTLTDPDGNPKCPSKFNMGGEVPHIYYLSNNGPVAKDYMETLNVMAGVGGKKKLKFNADVPESIMRWQFMTEGGDTSFRIYSKDSKSNEDLVPLVRVDSHLAMEEGQVTCDQPGKYVFEFDNSFSYLRSKKVRYHITVHSPSEKV; this comes from the exons ATGACCGATTTAAAGCTATTAAATGACGAGCAGAAGGCCAAGCTTAACAAG TTTAGGAATATTGTGAaggaattaaaattaaaagactCTAGTGATGAATATCTTCACAAATGGCTGATTG tACAGGATTTTAACGTAGCACGTGCTGAAGACATGTTGAGACAG TCTTTAGAATGGCGGAGAGTCAATGGAGCGGATGATATCCTCGACACCTACACACCTATTGAAGTCCtgagaaattatttttcactTGGACAAGTTGGAATCGACAAATTCGATTGCCCTG TCTTTGCGTGTGCTTTCGGGAGAATCGACATAAAAG GTCTTCGATTATGTTTGACGAACAAGGAATATAACAATTTTGTGACGTGGCTGTTCGAAACAATTGCTTTggctattaaaaaacaaattgaaagaaCAGGCAAACGAACAATTCAAATGATATTCATATTCGATTTTGAACACTTTTCCATGAAACAATTAGCGAGCAAACTAG CTGTTGAGACCATACTGGACATAGTTAAACGACTTTTGGCCAATTACCCGAACATTTTCCGTCGGGTATTTATCATCAACG CACCCAGGATTTTCCCCATGCTCTTCGCCATGGTCAAGCCTTTAATACCAGCCAGTGATTTCCCCAAAATCAAGATATTCTCTGCTGACAAAAATGAATGGCTGTCCGCTCTGCTAGAAGAAATTGACGCAGATCAATTTCCTTCCTTTTACGGTGGGACGTTGACTGATCCTGATGGCAACCCGAAATGTCCCAGCAAG TTTAACATGGGCGGAGAGGTGCCCCATATTTATTACCTGAGTAATAACGGACCCGTTGCCAAGGACTATATGGAGACGTTGAACGTCATGGCTGGCgttggaggaaaaaagaaattgaaatttaatgcCGACGTTCCTGAATCTATTATGAG ATGGCAGTTTATGACGGAAGGCGGTGATACTTCGTTCCGAATTTATAGCAAAGATTCGAAAAGTAATGAAGATTTGGTTCCACTTGTTCGGGTGGACAGTCACTTGGCGATGGAAGAAGGTCAAGTGACTTGTGATCAACCAGGAAAAT aCGTCTTCGAATTCGACAATAGTTTTAGCTACTTGAGATCAAAGAAGGTCCGCTATCACATCACTGTTCATTCGCCATCGGAGAAAGTGTAA
- the LOC130693585 gene encoding SEC14-like protein 2, whose translation MSVMDTQMTQRSKFDEFFYNKNDFKHQDCNGNYDAHHRESNSGLTKEEINAVRQLRMAIGDCKLHDPRDEFLLKWITAGSNIAHAEQMLRQTLEWRRLNGVDEILDTFKPSEVFQKYFPEGEVGVDKFGCPVFIHTTGRLDLRGLLSSSTKKEFKNFLIWLTEKYVRAIGVASERIGKTISKCTFIFDQEALQLNDVLYKPGIDFAIEFTKLMSAYYPDYPRRIFIINVPSYFAMIYSISKSFIPECDALKIKLFGNNKNEWMPALLEEIDADQLPAHYGGTMTDPDGDPKCPSKVVMGGKVPHSYYLCNKPPMAKDYMETVNIMAGGSGRKKLKFKVDIAGSAISWEFMTEGGDIGFRVYSKDSKGRNDLIPPCRVDSHLVMEEGQVICNQPGNYVFEFDNTHSYLRGKKVRYHIALQHSNA comes from the exons ATGTCGGTCATGGACACCCAAATGACTCAGCGAAGCAAGTTTGACGAG tttttttacAACAAGAACGATTTCAAACATCAAGATTGTAATGGAAATTATGACGCACATCACAGAG AATCAAATTCTGGTCTGACGAAGGAAGAGATAAACGCTGTTCGGCAG TTAAGGATGGCTATTGGAGATTGCAAACTACACGACCCACGAGATGAATTCCTTCTTAAATGGATAACAG CTGGATCGAATATAGCTCATGCAGAGCAAATGCTTCGACAA ACTTTAGAATGGCGACGTTTGAATGGAGTGGACGAAATCTTGGACACCTTCAAGCCCAGTGAAGTTTTCCAGAAGTATTTTCCAGAAGGTGAAGTTGGAGTTGATAAATTCGGCTGTCCCG TGTTCATACATACTACGGGAAGACTGGACCTGAGGG GACTTCTTTcaagcagcacaaagaaagaGTTTAAGAATTTTCTAATTTGGTTGACGGAAAAATATGTCCGTGCAATTGGCGTGGCCAGTGAACGAATTGGCAAAACAATCTCCAAGTGTACATTCATATTCGATCAGGAAGCGTTACAGCTGAACGATGTGCTATATAAGCCAG GAATCGATTTTGCGATCGAATTCACAAAGCTCATGTCTGCATATTATCCAGATTATCCTCGACGAATATTCATCATCAACG TACCGTCGTATTTCGCGATGATTTACTCTatttcaaaatcatttattCCTGAATGCGACGCTCTCAAAATCAAACTATTTGGTAACAATAAGAACGAATGGATGCCCGCTCTGCTGGAAGAAATTGACGCGGATCAACTTCCTGCCCATTACGGTGGCACCATGACCGATCCTGATGGCGATCCAAAATGCCCTAGCAAG GTTGTTATGGGAGGTAAAGTACCTCATTCCTATTACCTGTGTAACAAACCGCCTATGGCCAAGGATTACATGGAAACCGTGAACATCATGGCTGGCGGCAGTGGccgaaagaaattgaaatttaaagtCGATATCGCGGGGTCGGCGAtcag CTGGGAGTTTATGACGGAGGGTGGCGATATTGGATTTCGGGTTTATAGCAAAGATTCCAAAGGCCGTAACGATTTGATTCCACCGTGTCGAGTTGACAGCCATTTGGTGATGGAAGAGGGTCAAGTGATTTGCAATCAGCCTGGCAACT ACGTTTTTGAATTCGACAACACGCACAGCTATTTGCGTGGCAAAAAAGTTCGTTATCATATCGCGCTCCAGCATTCCAATGCctaa
- the LOC130693584 gene encoding SEC14-like protein 2 — protein sequence MIERKPNMLVYHTRGWVSICLLAAILFVNHVFSLPWYFEQLRFSRIFCIEMSVINSPPFHPMQQKTTTDQRKFTGKEIKSQDSNGNYCSFFIDETPEIEKHKSAIQQLRNAVSDCKLHDSRDVYILKWLFVFGFDVTRAEKMLRHTLEWRRINEVDDILETHFPREVFKKYFPFGQIGVDKFGCPLFVHAFGRFDFSGLMLSSTKKELSDYSLWMLESYVRATKIETERTGSQITRSTYIFDYECTTLKQLAKKSLLDHFLENCRLMFTHYPDSSRRLFIINAPSYFSIAVTMAKPFLHESDVPKIKIFGTNKNEWLPALLEEIDADQLPAHYGGTMTDPDGDPTCPSKLNMGGKVPESYYLSNNTPVPKDYMTTMNITAGGKKKLRFEINSAGSTIRWEFMTEGGDVGFRIYKKDSKDKDDLIPNERVDSHLIMEEGQIECRQPGNYVFEFDNSFSYLRGKKILYHVIVDPPSL from the exons ATGATAGAAAGAAAACCGAATATGCTTGTTTACCACACACGGGGGTGGGTCAGCATTTGTTTGTTAGCAGCCATTCTTTTTGTTAATCACGTTTTCAGTCTTCCCTGGTACTTTGAACAACTACGTTTCT CGCGAATTTTTTGCATTGAAATGTCGGTCATAAACAGCCCACCCTTTCACCCCATGCAACAAAAGACTACGACTGACCAG CGTAAATTTACAGGCAAAGAGATAAAGTCGCAGGATTCCAACGGCAACTACTGCTCATTCTTCATTG ATGAGACACCTGAAatcgaaaaacacaaaagtgCCATCCAACAG CTGCGAAATGCCGTTAGTGATTGCAAGTTGCATGATTCTCGGGATGTATATATCCTTAAATGGCTGTTCG TTTTCGGATTCGATGTGACTCGGGCCGAGAAGATGCTGAGGCAT ACTTTGGAATGGCGGCGAATTAATGAAGTTGACGATATTTTGGAAACGCACTTTCCTAGGgaagtttttaaaaagtacTTCCCTTTCGGACAAATCGGAGTAGACAAGTTTGGTTGCCCCC ttttTGTGCACGCCTTCGGTAGATTTGATTTTTCAG GACTAATGTTAAGTAGTACAAAAAAGGAACTTTCAGATTATTCTTTGTGGATGTTGGAAAGTTATGTCCGCGCGACTAAAATAGAAACGGAACGAACGGGTAGCCAAATCACAAGGTCGACGTATATTTTTGACTATGAATGTACGACTCTGAAGCAGTTGGCCAAAAAAAGCT tgcTGGATCACTTCCTCGAAAACTGCAGGCTCATGTTTACCCACTATCCGGACAGTTCTCGTCGATTGTTCATCATTAATG CACCGTCATATTTTTCAATAGCCGTCACCATGGCAAAGCCCTTTCTACACGAAAGCGACGTCcccaaaattaaaatattcGGTACTAATAAGAATGAATGGTTGCCCGCTCTGCTAGAAGAAATTGACGCTGATCAACTTCCTGCCCATTACGGTGGCACAATGACCGATCCCGATGGCGATCCAACATGCCCCAGCAAG CTTAATATGGGAGGTAAAGTCCCCGAGTCCTATTATTTGAGCAACAACACACCTGTTCCCAAAGATTACATGACAACGATGAACATCACGGCTGGtggcaaaaagaaactcaGATTCGAAATTAACAGTGCTGGCTCAACAATCAG ATGGGAGTTTATGACCGAAGGAGGAGACGTGGGATTCCGAATCTATAAAAAAGATTCCAAAGATAAAGACGATTTGATTCCAAACGAGCGAGTTGACAGTCATCTCATTATGGAGGAAGGTCAAATAGAATGCCGTCAACCTGGAAACT ATGTTTTCGAATTTGACAATTCTTTCAGTTATCTACGGGGGAAGAAAATTCTCTACCACGTAATTGTCGACCCACCCTCATTATAA
- the LOC130693587 gene encoding SEC14-like protein 2, with the protein MELSKLDEKSKLVLKEFKERVQDCKLVDPRDEYLLKWLVARSFDIDEAEKMIRASLAWRQTNGVDEIVKNWTPPEVITKYFSLGKIGYDKFDCPVFICAHGRMDIRGILQSVTKKDYMRFQMWMTEKVNREMREESFRTGKNTACQMTFIADMTNLSMRQMTYKPVMETGLEQTKIYEMNYPENLRRIFVINAPKLFTVIYNIMKPFLHQATIDKMRIFGTDKEEWAAALQEEIEADMLPMHYGGTMVDPDGDPKCPSKFNMGAEVPYSYYLSNSAPVAKDYMETINIIAGAGGWKKLKYKIDVENSILKWEFMTEGGDIGFRVYYKSPEEGNEDLVPFSRIESHLITEEGEIICTRTGKYVILFDNTFSMLRPKKLRYYIVVDPPLPGSLAAEQHAR; encoded by the exons ATGGAGCTATCTAAGTTGGACGAAAAATCCAAGTTAGTGCTGAAAGag TTTAAAGAGCGTGTTCAAGATTGCAAGTTGGTCGACCCGAGAGACGAATACCTTTTAAAATGGCTTGTCG CGCGTTCTTTCGACATCGACGAAGCGGAGAAAATGATACGTGCg TCGTTGGCGTGGCGACAAACGAATGGAGTGGATGAAATTGTCAAAAACTGGACTCCACCTGAAGTCATCaccaaatatttttctttaggaAAAATAGGATACGATAAATTCGATTGTCCCG TCTTCATCTGCGCTCACGGTCGAATGGATATAAGAGGAATTTTGCAATCGGTCACGAAGAAAGATTATATGCGTTTTCAAATGTGGATGACGGAGAAGGTAAATCGGGAAATGCGTGAAGAAAGCTTCCGCACAGGAAAGAACACTGCCTGCCAAATGACATTTATCGCCGACATGACAAATCTTTCAATGAGACAAATGACCTACAAGCCAG tCATGGAAACTGGACTAGAACAAACGAAAATCTACGAGATGAATTACCCCGAAAATCTTCGTCGAATTTTTGTCATCAACG CGCCCAAGTTATTTACGGTCATCTATAACATTATGAAGCCTTTCCTGCATCAAGCCACCATCGATAAAATGAGGATCTTCGGCACTGACAAGGAAGAATGGGCTGCCGCTCTACAAGAGGAAATAGAAGCCGATATGTTACCTATGCATTACGGAGGCACTATGGTAGATCCCGATGGTGACCCCAAATGTCCCAGCAAG TTCAACATGGGCGCAGAAGTTCCTTATTCGTATTATTTGAGCAACAGTGCACCTGTGGCCAAAGATTACATGGAAACGATAAACATCATCGCTGGGGCAGGTGGttggaaaaaattaaaatacaaaatcGACGtcgaaaattcaattttgaa ATGGGAATTTATGACGGAAGGCGGAGACATTGGCTTCCGGGTCTATTACAAGAGTCCAGAAGAGGGCAATGAAGATTTGGTGCCTTTCAGTCGAATAGAGAGTCATCTGATCACCGAAGAAGGCGAAATCATTTGCACCAGAACAGGCAAAT ATGTGATCCTGTTCGACAACACTTTCAGCATGTTACGTCCGAAGAAACTGCGCTATTACATCGTTGTCGACCCACCGTTACCCGGAAGTCTAGCAGCTGAACAACACGCCCGATAA
- the LOC130693591 gene encoding SEC14-like protein 2, producing MELAKLNPSQRILFNQFADAVANYRPPEWTDDYVLKWLVARDFDVQKAEAMLLQSLEWRQIHQIDGILENWTPPEVVKKYYAMGSVGSDKFGCPVWINAFGRMDMVGLLQSVSKRDYLRYVVYVTEMSHRQMHQNSLVTGKPVSYQTLVIDMAELSINQITKQFMEVGMDLTRMFLANYPEGVRRVFVINVPQIFSTVFTFVKPFLSPATLAKLSIFSHDSKMWKDALLEEIDASQLPVHYGGTMVDPDGNPMCLTKISMGGQVPKTYYLERKQPVPGNQMISDLIPAGKRKLIEITVDEAKSLLRWEFVTEEGDINFQLAYMRENGEEMLILPRDRYESHQLMEKGEIVCIYSGRYIMEFDNSYSYFRYKKLWYNIDVVKPTNR from the exons ATGGAACTTGCAAAGCTAAACCCTAGCCAAAGGATTTTATTCAATCAG TTTGCAGATGCTGTGGCGAATTACCGGCCACCAGAATGGACCGATGACTACGTCCTTAAATGGCTCGTGG CTCGCGATTTCGACGTCCAAAAAGCTGAGGCTATGCTTCTACAA TCGTTAGAATGGCGCCAAATCCACCAGATTGACGGGATTTTAGAGAACTGGACACCGCCAGAAGTGGTGAAAAAATATTACGCAATGGGATCGGTCGGCAGCGACAAGTTTGGCTGCCCTG taTGGATAAACGCGTTTGGTCGGATGGATATGGTGGGATTACTGCAATCCGTTTCAAAG CGGGATTACCTCCGCTACGTCGTCTACGTCACCGAAATGAGCCATCGCCAAATGCATCAAAATTCTCTTGTTACTGGCAAACCTGTGTCGTATCAGACACTCGTGATTGACATGGCAGAACTGTCAATTAATCAGATCACCAAACAAT ttatgGAAGTTGGGATGGACTTGACAAGAATGTTTTTAGCTAATTATCCCGAAGGAGTTCGCCGAGTCTTCGTCATCAATG TTCCCCAGATTTTTTCAACGGTATTTACCTTCGTTAAACCATTTCTCAGTCCTGCCACGCTAGCCAAACTTAGCATATTTAGCCATGACTCAAAGATGTGGAAGGACGCATTATTAGAAGAAATTGACGCCAGCCAACTTCCCGTCCATTATGGGGGCACCATGGTCGATCCCGACGGTAATCCCATGTGCCTTACGAAG ATAAGCATGGGTGGCCAAGTTCCTAAAACCTATTACTTGGAGAGGAAACAACCTGTGCCTGGAAACCAAATGATAAGCGATCTGATTCCAGCTGGCAAGCGAAAATTGATAGAAATAACAGTCGATGAAGCTAAATCGCTACTCAG ATGGGAGTTTGTGACAGAAGAGGGTGACATTAATTTCCAACTGGCTTACATGAGGGAAAATGGCGAAGAAATGTTAATTCTACCGCGTGATCGTTACGAAAGTCATCAGCTGATGGAAAAGGGAGAGATTGTTTGTATTTACAGCGGCAGAT ACATAATGGAGTTTGACAATTCGTATAGTTATTTCCGTTACAAGAAGCTGTGGTACAACATCGACGTCGTCAAGCCCACGAATAGATAA